A genomic region of Rheinheimera sp. MMS21-TC3 contains the following coding sequences:
- a CDS encoding ABC transporter ATP-binding protein/permease yields the protein MASMRRTAKQPQATRQAHATSLKQTLALLLPYLWQFKLRVFLAILALFAAKSALLLMPLALKHIVDAMDTAQSPIIVVPVALLIGYGALRFAGIFFGEVRDALFGRITEHAMRQLGLRVFNHLHSLELAFHLDRQTGGISRDIERGTNGLSFLMRFLMFNIAPTLFEIAAVTIIFATLFSPLYSVITLFAVAVYIFFTVVVTEWRNKYTREANQADNTTNNRAIDSLLNYETVKYFNNEQYEADTYDSFLANWEKARLKNRLSLLALNSGQALIIAAAITALMWLAANQVMAKQLTLGDLIMVNAYIIQLFIPLNFLGFVYREIRRALTDLENMLGLLLRQAKIKDAANATELSIKQAAIEFKNVDFAYDSKRPILQQLSFTVPAGHKVAIVGASGAGKSTISRLLYRFYDVDSGQILIDQQNITTATLHSLRKAIAIVPQDTVLFNSSIRENIRYGFPAASEQDIDAAIDSAHLRQFISSLPQGDATLVGERGLKVSGGEKQRIAIARAILKRAPIIVFDEATSALDSTSEQAILSAMRDLARNHTSIVIAHRLSTITDADNILVLKQGQLVEQGNHQQLLQQQGEYARMWQLQQE from the coding sequence ATGGCCAGCATGCGGCGAACGGCTAAGCAACCTCAAGCAACAAGACAAGCTCACGCCACCTCTTTAAAGCAAACTTTAGCGTTATTACTGCCTTATTTATGGCAATTTAAGCTTAGAGTTTTTTTAGCTATTCTTGCCCTTTTTGCGGCTAAGTCTGCACTACTGCTTATGCCTTTGGCGTTAAAACATATTGTTGATGCTATGGATACAGCGCAAAGCCCTATTATAGTTGTGCCTGTAGCCTTATTAATTGGCTATGGCGCTTTGCGTTTTGCTGGGATCTTTTTTGGTGAGGTACGAGATGCTTTATTTGGCCGCATTACCGAACATGCCATGCGCCAATTAGGCTTAAGAGTATTTAATCATCTGCATAGTTTAGAGTTAGCTTTTCACTTAGATCGCCAAACCGGTGGTATTAGTCGAGATATAGAGCGTGGTACTAACGGCCTAAGTTTTTTAATGCGCTTTTTAATGTTTAATATTGCCCCTACTTTATTTGAAATTGCCGCTGTCACTATTATCTTTGCCACTTTATTTTCACCACTTTATAGTGTGATTACCTTATTTGCTGTTGCTGTCTATATCTTCTTTACCGTAGTTGTAACCGAGTGGCGCAATAAATATACCCGCGAAGCTAACCAAGCCGACAACACAACTAATAACCGTGCTATCGACAGCTTACTTAATTATGAAACCGTAAAGTATTTTAATAATGAACAATACGAAGCGGATACCTACGATAGCTTCTTAGCTAATTGGGAAAAGGCTCGGTTAAAAAACCGGCTTAGTTTATTAGCGCTTAACTCAGGCCAAGCGTTAATTATTGCTGCCGCTATCACTGCATTAATGTGGTTAGCTGCAAACCAAGTAATGGCAAAACAGTTGACCTTAGGTGATTTGATAATGGTTAATGCCTATATTATTCAGCTATTTATTCCATTAAATTTTTTAGGCTTTGTTTATCGAGAAATCCGCAGAGCCTTAACCGACTTAGAAAACATGTTGGGGCTGTTATTGCGTCAAGCAAAAATCAAAGATGCCGCAAACGCAACTGAACTTAGCATCAAACAGGCTGCTATTGAATTTAAAAATGTCGATTTTGCTTATGACAGCAAACGACCTATCTTACAGCAGCTCAGTTTTACTGTGCCTGCAGGGCATAAGGTAGCTATTGTCGGTGCCAGTGGTGCCGGTAAAAGTACAATCAGCCGCCTGTTGTATCGCTTTTATGATGTAGATAGCGGCCAAATATTAATTGATCAGCAAAACATTACAACTGCCACTTTACATAGCTTACGCAAAGCCATTGCTATAGTGCCGCAAGATACTGTGTTATTTAATAGCAGTATTCGAGAAAATATACGTTATGGTTTTCCTGCAGCCTCTGAGCAAGATATTGATGCCGCAATAGATTCAGCTCATTTACGGCAATTTATATCTAGCCTGCCCCAAGGTGATGCCACTTTAGTGGGTGAAAGAGGCTTAAAGGTTTCAGGTGGAGAAAAACAGCGTATTGCTATCGCTAGGGCTATTTTAAAACGAGCACCTATTATAGTGTTTGATGAAGCAACGTCGGCGCTAGATTCTACCTCAGAGCAAGCCATACTCAGCGCCATGCGCGATCTTGCTAGAAATCATACTAGTATTGTCATAGCCCATCGCTTATCCACCATCACAGATGCTGATAATATTTTAGTGTTAAAGCAAGGCCAACTAGTAGAACAAGGAAATCACCAACAATTACTACAACAACAAGGTGAATATGCGCGAATGTGGCAATTACAACAAGAGTAA
- a CDS encoding M2 family metallopeptidase: MKTFKISITALLVSSALLLTACDSVNTNDNAAKQSTVTQQALTEADAITFLAKAETKLIQLYLESSRAEWIYSNFITEDTASLSADVNEKLTVEMIELATAAAQFDKVQLSADSRRKLDKLKLALTLPAPKDAAKTAEMAKIVADLGGLYGKGKYCKTDGTCMSLGEMSTVMASSRDYNEQLEMWQGWREISKPMRPLYQRLIELTNEGAAELGYADTGAMWRSKYDMPAEDFAPELDRVWGQVKPLYDALHCHVRAKLSEQYGADKVPLDKPIPAHLLGNMWAQSWGNIYDLVAPADADPGYDVTELLAKHNYDEIKMVKGAEGFFTSLGFEPLPDTFWTRSLFTKPADRDVECHASAWDLDAKDDLRIKMCIQRTGEEFSVIHHELGHNFYQRAYKDQPVYYQESANDGFHEAIGDTIALSVTPDYLKQIGLLDTVPDESKDLGLLMKMAMDKVAFIPFGLMVDQWRWQVFSGEISPEQYNEAWWQLREKYQGVAAPVARTEADFDPGAKYHVPGNVPYTRYFLAHILQFQFHKALCDIAGSEEAVHRCSIYNSKEAGAKLNKMLEMGSSQPWQQALEVVTGKPEMDATALLDYFSPLQAYLDEQNKGQQCGW; this comes from the coding sequence ATGAAAACCTTTAAAATTTCTATTACTGCGCTCTTAGTAAGCTCAGCTTTACTATTAACAGCCTGTGATAGTGTAAATACTAATGATAATGCTGCTAAACAAAGTACTGTTACTCAACAAGCGCTAACAGAAGCCGACGCCATCACCTTCTTAGCCAAGGCTGAAACTAAATTAATTCAACTTTATTTAGAATCTAGTCGTGCAGAGTGGATTTACTCTAACTTTATTACCGAAGATACTGCTTCTTTATCAGCTGATGTTAATGAGAAACTCACAGTCGAGATGATAGAGTTAGCCACCGCAGCAGCCCAATTTGATAAAGTACAATTATCGGCTGACAGCCGCCGTAAATTGGATAAGTTAAAACTAGCTTTAACTTTACCAGCCCCTAAAGATGCCGCCAAAACTGCAGAAATGGCAAAAATTGTTGCTGATTTAGGCGGATTATATGGTAAAGGCAAATATTGTAAAACCGATGGCACTTGTATGTCATTAGGTGAAATGTCAACCGTAATGGCTTCTAGTCGTGATTACAACGAACAGCTAGAAATGTGGCAAGGTTGGCGCGAAATTAGTAAACCTATGCGCCCTTTATATCAACGCTTAATTGAATTAACCAACGAAGGCGCAGCAGAGCTAGGCTATGCCGACACTGGGGCTATGTGGCGCTCTAAGTACGATATGCCTGCTGAAGACTTTGCTCCAGAGTTAGACCGGGTTTGGGGGCAAGTAAAGCCTTTATATGATGCCTTACATTGTCATGTCCGTGCTAAGTTATCAGAACAATATGGCGCAGATAAAGTGCCTTTAGATAAGCCTATTCCAGCTCATTTACTAGGTAACATGTGGGCCCAAAGCTGGGGTAATATTTATGATTTAGTGGCACCTGCCGATGCCGACCCTGGTTATGATGTAACTGAGCTATTGGCTAAGCATAATTATGATGAAATTAAGATGGTAAAAGGCGCTGAAGGCTTTTTTACCTCTTTAGGTTTTGAACCTTTGCCAGACACTTTCTGGACCCGCTCTTTATTTACTAAACCAGCAGATCGTGATGTTGAATGTCATGCTTCAGCTTGGGATTTAGATGCTAAAGACGATTTACGGATTAAAATGTGTATCCAGCGTACCGGAGAAGAGTTTTCGGTTATTCACCATGAGTTAGGCCATAACTTTTACCAGCGTGCTTATAAAGATCAGCCAGTGTATTATCAAGAAAGTGCTAACGATGGTTTCCATGAAGCCATAGGTGACACTATAGCACTATCAGTAACACCTGATTATTTAAAGCAAATTGGTTTACTAGATACTGTACCTGATGAATCAAAAGATCTGGGTTTATTAATGAAAATGGCCATGGATAAAGTTGCCTTTATTCCCTTTGGTTTAATGGTAGATCAATGGCGCTGGCAAGTTTTTAGCGGCGAAATTAGCCCAGAGCAATATAATGAAGCCTGGTGGCAGTTACGCGAAAAGTATCAAGGTGTAGCAGCACCTGTTGCTCGTACTGAAGCAGACTTTGATCCAGGTGCTAAATACCACGTACCTGGTAATGTGCCATACACTCGTTACTTTTTAGCGCATATTTTACAGTTCCAATTTCATAAGGCGTTATGTGATATAGCAGGCAGCGAAGAAGCCGTACATCGTTGTTCTATTTATAACAGTAAAGAAGCCGGTGCTAAACTGAACAAAATGTTAGAGATGGGTTCAAGTCAGCCGTGGCAACAAGCCTTAGAAGTAGTAACAGGTAAACCTGAAATGGACGCTACCGCCCTTCTTGATTACTTTTCGCCATTACAAGCTTATTTAGATGAGCAGAATAAAGGCCAGCAGTGCGGTTGGTAA
- the fadE gene encoding acyl-CoA dehydrogenase FadE → MDVVILSLALVAAIAVLAYNRASLTLFTAAIAAVLFIASILDIIGLVPWIIFAIIALPLNIATVRQQYLTKPLLGLYRKIMPEMSRTESEAIEAGTTWWESDLFRGNPDWHKMHNFPKPRLSAEEQAFLDGPVEELLAMVDDWHITHERTDLTPEVYQFLKDHGFFAMIIKKEYGGLEFSAYAQSCVLQKLTSKSMVLSSIVGVPNSLGPGELLQHYGTEEQKNHYLPRLAKGLEVPCFALTSPEAGSDAGAIPDTGIICKGEWEGKEVIGMRLTWNKRYITLAPIATVLGLAFKLYDPEQLIGEETDLGITCALIPTDTDGVKIGRRHFPLNVPFQNGPTQGENIFVPLDYIIGGVEMAGQGWRMLVECLSVGRAITLPSNSTGGIKAVALATGAYSRIRRQFKLPIGKMEGVEESLARIGGYAYMADASTVMSVGAIDLGEKPSVISAITKYHMTERMRQAITDAMDIHGGKGICMGPNNYLARGYQGAPVAITVEGANILTRNLIIYGQGAIRCHPYVLAELEAAQLEDENAAITAFDKALFGHIGFAISNFFRTFWLSLTGGIFSHAPYNDATAKYYKQMNRFSASLALMSDIAMATLGGDLKRRERISARLGDVLSMLYLTSTVLKRYQDEGRKIDDLPFVQWACEDNMYRAQLALNELFDNFPNRIIACILKRIALPWGRTLRKPSDQIEHQVSRIMQTPSEARSRLGHHMYLKNEPLNLLGRMEQVLLDVLAAEPIFNKVSKASGKRLPFYRLDEVATLGLELGVITNTEAEVLRTAETGRLFAINVDDFEPEYLAADKDLTQQGLGANETDKVA, encoded by the coding sequence ATGGATGTCGTTATTTTATCGTTAGCCTTGGTAGCTGCAATTGCCGTACTGGCATACAACCGCGCCAGTTTAACCCTGTTCACTGCTGCTATTGCTGCAGTACTTTTTATAGCTAGCATTTTAGATATTATCGGCTTAGTGCCTTGGATAATATTTGCAATAATTGCCCTACCGCTAAATATTGCTACGGTCCGCCAACAATATTTAACTAAACCCTTATTAGGCTTATATCGCAAAATTATGCCTGAAATGTCCAGAACTGAAAGCGAAGCTATAGAAGCAGGCACAACTTGGTGGGAAAGCGATTTATTTCGTGGGAATCCTGATTGGCATAAAATGCACAACTTTCCTAAGCCACGTTTAAGTGCTGAAGAACAAGCCTTCTTAGATGGCCCAGTTGAAGAGTTACTGGCTATGGTTGATGACTGGCACATTACCCATGAGCGCACAGATTTAACCCCCGAAGTGTATCAATTTCTAAAAGATCACGGTTTCTTTGCCATGATCATTAAAAAAGAATACGGTGGTTTAGAATTTTCTGCTTATGCCCAATCTTGCGTGCTGCAAAAGCTAACAAGTAAGAGCATGGTGTTATCTAGTATTGTTGGTGTCCCTAACTCTTTAGGGCCTGGCGAATTGCTGCAACATTACGGTACTGAAGAACAAAAAAATCATTACCTACCTCGTTTAGCCAAAGGCTTAGAAGTACCTTGCTTTGCCCTAACTAGCCCTGAAGCTGGCTCTGATGCCGGTGCTATTCCTGATACAGGTATTATTTGTAAAGGCGAATGGGAAGGCAAAGAAGTTATTGGTATGCGTTTAACTTGGAATAAGCGCTATATTACGCTTGCGCCTATAGCAACCGTATTAGGTTTAGCCTTTAAACTTTACGATCCTGAGCAGTTAATAGGTGAGGAAACAGACTTAGGTATTACCTGTGCGTTAATTCCTACTGATACTGACGGCGTAAAAATTGGTCGACGCCATTTCCCGTTAAACGTGCCATTCCAAAATGGCCCTACCCAAGGTGAAAATATCTTTGTACCACTAGATTATATTATTGGTGGTGTTGAGATGGCAGGTCAAGGCTGGCGCATGTTGGTTGAGTGTTTATCGGTAGGCCGTGCTATTACCTTACCGTCAAACAGTACAGGTGGCATTAAGGCCGTTGCTTTAGCTACTGGCGCTTATTCACGTATTCGTCGTCAATTTAAATTGCCTATTGGTAAAATGGAAGGTGTTGAAGAGTCTTTAGCCCGGATTGGTGGCTATGCTTATATGGCAGATGCCTCTACGGTAATGTCTGTTGGCGCCATTGACTTAGGTGAAAAACCATCAGTTATTTCAGCTATTACTAAATATCATATGACTGAGCGGATGCGCCAAGCCATAACTGATGCCATGGATATCCATGGCGGTAAAGGCATCTGTATGGGGCCAAATAACTATTTAGCCCGTGGCTATCAAGGTGCACCTGTTGCTATTACAGTAGAAGGCGCCAATATTTTAACCCGTAATCTTATTATTTATGGTCAAGGTGCTATTCGTTGCCATCCTTATGTATTAGCAGAGTTAGAAGCGGCACAATTAGAAGATGAAAACGCTGCAATCACTGCTTTTGATAAAGCTCTATTTGGTCATATTGGTTTTGCCATCAGTAACTTCTTCCGTACCTTTTGGTTATCTTTAACCGGCGGCATCTTTAGTCATGCACCTTATAACGATGCTACGGCTAAATACTATAAGCAGATGAACCGCTTTAGTGCTTCTTTAGCCCTAATGTCAGATATTGCTATGGCAACCCTTGGTGGTGATTTAAAACGCCGTGAACGTATTTCTGCTCGATTAGGCGATGTACTAAGTATGCTGTACCTCACCTCAACCGTACTTAAACGTTATCAAGATGAAGGCCGTAAAATTGATGACTTACCTTTTGTACAATGGGCTTGTGAAGACAATATGTACCGAGCGCAATTAGCATTAAATGAATTATTTGATAACTTCCCTAATCGAATTATTGCTTGCATCTTAAAGCGCATCGCCCTGCCATGGGGGCGCACTTTACGTAAACCTTCAGATCAAATTGAGCATCAAGTTTCTCGTATTATGCAAACACCTAGCGAAGCACGCTCGCGCTTAGGTCATCATATGTACTTGAAAAATGAACCATTAAACTTATTAGGCCGGATGGAGCAAGTATTGCTAGACGTATTAGCTGCAGAGCCTATCTTTAATAAGGTGTCTAAAGCTAGCGGTAAACGCTTACCTTTTTATCGTTTAGATGAAGTAGCAACCTTAGGTTTAGAGCTGGGCGTTATTACTAATACTGAAGCAGAAGTATTACGCACTGCCGAAACAGGCCGCTTATTTGCCATTAACGTAGATGATTTTGAGCCTGAGTATTTAGCTGCTGATAAAGACCTAACCCAACAAGGTTTAGGCGCAAATGAAACCGATAAGGTAGCATAA